In the genome of Perca fluviatilis chromosome 4, GENO_Pfluv_1.0, whole genome shotgun sequence, one region contains:
- the kcnab2a gene encoding voltage-gated potassium channel subunit beta-2 isoform X4: MYPESTTDSPARLSLRQTGSPGMIYRNLGKSGLRVSCLGLGTWVTFGGQITDEMAEQLMTLAYENGINLFDTAEVYAAGKAEVVLGNIIKKKGWRRSSLVITTKIFWGGKAETERGLSRKHIIEGLKASLERLQLDYVDVVFANRPDPNTPMEETVRAMTHVINQGMAMYWGTSRWSPMEIMEAYSVARQFNQIPPICEQAEYHMFQREKVEVQLPELFHKIGVGAMTWSPLACGIISGKYDGRVPPYSRASLKGYQWLKDKILSEEGRRQQAKLKELQAIAERLGCTLPQLAIAWCLRNEGVSSVLLGASNTDQLMENIGAIQVLPKLSSSITHEVDSILGNKPYSKKDYRS; the protein is encoded by the exons AAACCTTGGGAAGTCGGGCCTGCGGGTGTCCTGCCTTGGATTAG GAACATGGGTGACGTTCGGTGGACAGATAACTGATGAG ATGGCAGAACAGCTGATGACTCTGGCCTATGAAAATGGCATTAATCTGTTTGACACAGCGGAGGTCTATGCTGCTGGGAA GGCAGAGGTGGTGCTTGGAAACATCATAAAGAAGAAAGGATGGAG ACGTTCAAGCCTGGTGATAACAACAAAGATATTCTGGGGTGGAAA agCGGAGACTGAAAGAGGTTTATCCCGAAAACACATTATAGAAG GTTTAAAAGCCTCTCTAGAAAGACTGCAGTTAGACTATGTGGATGTGGTTTTTGCGAACAGACCAGACCCTAATACACCTATGGAAG AAACGGTTCGAGCAATGACCCATGTGATAAACCAAGGCATGGCCATGTACTGGGGAACATCCCGCTGGAGCCCGATGGAAATAATG GAAGCGTACTCTGTGGCACGACAATTCAACCAGATTCCTCCCATCTGCGAGCAGGCCGAGTACCACATGTTCCAGAGAGAGAAGGTGGAAGTGCAGCTACCTGAGCTCTTCCATAAGATAG GTGTAGGGGCCATGACGTGGTCACCACTGGCGTGTGGGATCATCTCAGGGAAATACGACGGCAGGGTTCCTCCATACTCCCGGGCCTCTCTGAAG GGTTACCAGTGGTTGAAGGACAAGATCTTGAGCGAGGAGGGCCGGCGTCAGCAGGCGAAGTTGAAAGAGCTGCAGGCAATCGCGGAGCGGCTGGGCTGCACACTGCCCCAACTCGCCATCG CGTGGTGCCTACGGAACGAGGGAGTGAGCTCTGTCCTTTTAGGGGCGTCCAACACCGACCAGCTGATGGAGAACATAGGAGCAATACAG GTTCTTCCAAAGTTGTCATCATCCATCACACACGAGGTGGACAGCATCCTGGGGAACAAGCCGTACAGTAAAAAGGACTACCGCTCCTAA